From Hydra vulgaris chromosome 15, alternate assembly HydraT2T_AEP, one genomic window encodes:
- the LOC136091594 gene encoding uncharacterized protein LOC136091594 isoform X2, with protein sequence MAKEKETTEIVENENAESEQAVLALLDGKFFKIIYKSKTTGDVKIIAQCMLCVGKKTYSGSLKATSNFTQHLQNAHGKKRIDKYKQHTVSVAKQRNRSVAEMESGVGGGPSAKSGPASKKLKQMLIMPRN encoded by the exons ATGGCGAAAGAGAAGGAAACGACTGAAATTGTAGAAAATGAAAATGCTGAGAGTGAACAAGCCGTCCTTGCTTTACTTGAtggaaaatttttcaaaattatatataaaagtaaaactacAGGGGATGTTAAAATTATTGCACAATGTATGTTATGTGTTGGCAAAAAAACTTACAGTGGTTCACTGAAAGCAACTTCAAATTTTACTCAACATCTTCAG AATGCTCATGGCAAAAAGCGAATCGATAAATACAAGCAGCATACGGTTTCAGTTGCAAAACAACGTAACCGCTCGGTAGCTGAGATGGAATCTGGAGTTGGAGGAGGACCTTCTGCCAAATCTGGTCCTGCTTCTAAGAAGTTGAAACAAATGCTCATTATGCCTCGAAATTAA
- the LOC136091594 gene encoding uncharacterized protein LOC136091594 isoform X1, translated as MRPLITVEKPAFKNLIHGLNRNFSIPCRKTLGKRLNARLQKMRDDKRTVFSKVPFVCKIDRKSYLGMTVHYIVISTECSVSRISVALSCQSFVGSHTYDSVAAMISKIHNDYELHVEKITATVTDNAFNFGKAFREYFIDTSSTASGPGISATAEEQVQETGAVDDDEAENSNNDVEIAAVLNLPVSEDTDADTEVVLPHHEACKSHFLSLTSTTDADKDVILMLISNIFIELHWPSVPAYGICFVEVPRHQML; from the coding sequence ATGCGCCCCTTGATCACAGTGGAAAAGCCGGCATTCAAAAATTTGATCCACGGACTCAATCGCAATTTCAGTATACCTTGTCGCAAAACATTAGGCAAGCGATTAAACGCCCGTTTACAAAAAATGCGTGATGATAAAAGAACAGTCTTCAGTAAAGTAccatttgtttgtaaaatagACCGAAAGAGCTACTTAGGAATGACAGTTCACTATATTGTTATTAGTACTGAATGCTCAGTATCACGGATATCTGTTGCTCTTTCCTGTCAAAGTTTTGTTGGGAGTCATACTTACGACTCAGTGGCTGCAATGATTTCAAAAATTCATAATGATTATGAGTTACACGTGGAAAAAATTACAGCAACCGTAACAGATAATGCCTTTAACTTCGGTAAAGCCTTCCGAGAATATTTTATAGACACTAGCAGTACTGCATCTGGTCCAGGGATCTCTGCAACTGCTGAAGAACAAGTTCAGGAAACAGGAGCTGTTGATGATGACGAAGCAGAAAACTCCAACAATGATGTTGAAATAGCTGCAGTCCTAAATTTACCAGTTAGCGAAGACACGGATGCTGATACTGAAGTTGTTCTGCCTCACCATGAAGCTTGCAAAAGTCACTTTCTCAGCCTCACATCAACTACTGATGCAGATAAAGATGTGATTTTGATGTTAATTTCAAACATCTTTATCGAGTTGCATTGGCCAAGTGTACCAGCATATGGAATTTGCTTCGTAGAAGTTCCAAGGCATCAgatgctgtaa